A single Pseudomonas sp. HN11 DNA region contains:
- a CDS encoding MurR/RpiR family transcriptional regulator has protein sequence MDILYQIRARQDSFSAGEGRIAKLMLDDVGFAASASLEELSQRAEVSTATLSRFARSVGCRDLRDLRLQLAQASGVGSRFLDPAGLPEQSAFHRQILGDIEATLRQHLSGFNQASFVDAVNLLSKARMIHAFGMGGPSSLCSDELQVRLVRLGYPIAACHDSVMMRVTAATLGPEHALIVCSLTGLTPELLDVVELARNYDARIVAITLADSPLAQMADVLLPLQPAETSFIYKPTAARYGMLLAIDLLATELALALPDDNQERLRRIKLALDDYRSGPDSLPLGD, from the coding sequence ATGGATATCCTCTACCAGATCCGCGCCCGCCAGGACTCCTTCAGCGCCGGCGAAGGGCGTATCGCCAAGCTGATGCTCGATGATGTGGGCTTTGCCGCGTCGGCCAGCCTGGAAGAGCTGTCCCAACGGGCCGAGGTCAGCACGGCCACTTTGTCGCGGTTCGCGCGCAGTGTGGGCTGCCGGGATCTGCGTGATTTGCGCCTGCAATTGGCCCAGGCCAGTGGTGTCGGCAGTCGCTTCCTCGACCCGGCGGGGTTGCCGGAGCAGTCGGCGTTTCATCGCCAGATTCTGGGTGATATCGAAGCGACGTTGCGTCAGCATTTGTCGGGGTTCAACCAAGCGAGTTTCGTCGATGCGGTCAACCTGTTGAGCAAGGCGCGGATGATCCATGCGTTCGGCATGGGCGGTCCGTCGAGCCTGTGCAGCGATGAGTTACAGGTGCGTCTGGTGCGCCTGGGTTATCCGATTGCCGCCTGCCATGACTCGGTGATGATGCGCGTCACGGCGGCGACGCTGGGACCGGAGCATGCGTTGATTGTGTGTTCGCTGACTGGCCTCACCCCTGAACTGCTGGACGTGGTGGAGCTGGCGCGCAACTACGACGCGCGCATCGTCGCCATCACGCTGGCCGACTCTCCCTTGGCGCAGATGGCGGATGTCTTGCTGCCGCTGCAACCGGCTGAAACCAGTTTTATCTACAAGCCTACCGCCGCGCGCTACGGAATGCTGCTGGCCATCGATCTGCTCGCCACCGAGCTGGCGTTGGCCCTGCCGGACGACAACCAGGAACGCCTGCGCCGCATCAAGCTGGCCCTGGACGATTATCGCAGTGGCCCCGACAGCCTGCCGCTTGGAGACTGA
- a CDS encoding lysozyme inhibitor LprI family protein, with translation MIRTSLAASALFLALCGSASAAENAALKKCMDSANTTAAMVNCNAKEAKVQDTRLNKAYKTALAAQEGARKQQLQDVQRLWIKYRDANCGFAGSATGGTIDQVNGAACVLDMTQTRAQELEDLVGP, from the coding sequence ATGATTCGCACCTCCCTCGCCGCCAGCGCTTTGTTTCTCGCCCTGTGCGGCTCCGCCTCGGCTGCCGAAAACGCAGCGTTGAAAAAATGCATGGACAGCGCCAACACGACCGCGGCCATGGTCAATTGCAACGCCAAGGAAGCCAAGGTGCAGGACACGCGCCTGAACAAGGCCTACAAGACCGCCCTCGCCGCCCAGGAAGGTGCGCGCAAGCAGCAATTGCAAGACGTGCAGCGCCTGTGGATAAAATACCGTGATGCTAATTGCGGCTTCGCCGGCTCCGCCACCGGTGGCACCATCGACCAGGTCAACGGCGCCGCCTGCGTGCTGGACATGACCCAGACCCGGGCCCAGGAGCTGGAAGACCTGGTTGGGCCGTGA
- a CDS encoding Lrp/AsnC family transcriptional regulator, with protein sequence MILDATDLRLLHFLQQDGRISNQELAEKVALSPSACLRRLRLLESEGIISGYRAVLNAEQLGIELEAIVHLSLRQDVEDWHETFIKKVQGWPEVASAYVITGASNYVLRVQARNLKHFSDFIVNHLNRTAGVMDIRSEIVLQKIKDRDEVLDLVIRK encoded by the coding sequence ATGATTCTCGACGCCACCGACCTGCGCCTCCTGCATTTCCTGCAACAGGATGGCCGCATCAGCAACCAGGAACTGGCCGAAAAAGTCGCGCTGTCACCGTCCGCCTGCCTGCGCCGTCTGCGGCTGCTGGAGAGCGAGGGCATCATCAGCGGCTACCGCGCGGTGCTGAATGCCGAGCAATTGGGGATCGAGCTGGAGGCCATCGTCCACCTGTCCTTACGCCAGGATGTGGAGGATTGGCACGAGACGTTCATCAAGAAGGTGCAGGGCTGGCCGGAGGTGGCCAGCGCCTATGTGATCACCGGCGCCAGCAACTATGTGCTGCGGGTGCAGGCACGCAACCTCAAGCACTTTTCGGACTTTATCGTGAACCACCTGAACCGCACGGCGGGGGTGATGGATATACGCTCGGAGATCGTGTTGCAGAAGATCAAGGATCGCGATGAGGTGCTGGACCTGGTCATCCGCAAATAA
- the kynU gene encoding kynureninase encodes MTPRSHCLALDAQDPLAPLRSQFALPQGVIYLDGNSLGARPVAALARAQAVIAEEWGNGLIRSWNFAGWADLSQRLGNRLAPLIGARDNEVVITDTTSINLFKVLSAALTVQRQRQPHRKVIVSEASNFPTDLYIAEGLAELLQQGYSLRLVDSPDALPQAIDQDVAVVMLTHVNYKTGYMYDMQALTALSHECGALSIWDLAHSAGAVPIDLHQAGADYAIGCTYKYLNGGPGSQAFVWVNPALVDVVRQPLSGWFGHTRQFAMESTYAPSAGIARYLCGTQPITSLAMVECGLEIFAQTDMASLRSKSLALTDLFIALVEARCAAHDLKLITPREHARRGSHVSFEHPEGYAVIQALIARGVIGDYREPRIMRFGFTPLYTRFTEVFDAVEILGEILDNHTWNQPQFKVRNSVT; translated from the coding sequence ATGACCCCTCGAAGCCATTGCCTAGCCCTCGATGCCCAAGATCCACTGGCACCTTTGCGTAGCCAGTTCGCTTTGCCGCAGGGTGTTATCTACCTCGACGGCAACTCCCTCGGCGCCCGCCCGGTGGCGGCATTGGCGCGGGCGCAGGCGGTGATTGCCGAAGAGTGGGGCAACGGGCTGATCCGCAGTTGGAACTTCGCCGGCTGGGCGGATTTGTCCCAGCGCCTGGGCAATCGCCTGGCACCCTTGATCGGCGCGCGTGATAACGAAGTGGTGATCACCGATACCACCTCCATCAACCTGTTCAAGGTGTTGAGCGCCGCGTTGACCGTGCAGCGTCAACGCCAGCCTCACCGCAAGGTGATTGTCAGCGAGGCGAGCAACTTTCCCACCGACCTGTACATCGCCGAGGGCCTGGCCGAACTGCTGCAACAGGGCTATTCCCTGCGCCTGGTGGACAGCCCGGACGCGTTGCCCCAGGCCATCGACCAGGACGTGGCGGTGGTGATGCTCACCCACGTCAATTACAAGACCGGCTACATGTACGACATGCAGGCGCTGACCGCGCTGAGCCATGAATGTGGCGCGTTGAGCATCTGGGATCTCGCGCACTCGGCCGGCGCGGTGCCCATCGACCTGCATCAGGCCGGTGCCGATTATGCGATCGGCTGCACCTACAAATACCTCAACGGTGGCCCTGGCTCCCAGGCGTTTGTGTGGGTCAACCCGGCGTTGGTGGACGTGGTGCGCCAGCCGTTGTCGGGTTGGTTCGGGCACACCCGGCAGTTCGCCATGGAGTCGACCTACGCACCGAGTGCCGGCATCGCTCGTTATCTGTGCGGTACCCAGCCGATCACTTCACTGGCGATGGTGGAATGCGGCCTGGAGATTTTTGCCCAGACCGATATGGCGAGTTTGCGCAGCAAGTCCCTGGCGTTGACCGACCTGTTTATCGCGTTGGTCGAAGCCCGTTGCGCCGCCCACGACTTGAAGTTGATCACCCCGCGTGAGCACGCCAGGCGCGGTAGCCATGTGAGCTTTGAACATCCTGAGGGTTATGCGGTGATCCAGGCCTTGATCGCCCGTGGAGTGATCGGTGACTACCGTGAACCGCGCATCATGCGGTTTGGTTTCACGCCTTTGTATACCCGCTTTACCGAGGTTTTCGACGCCGTGGAAATCCTCGGCGAAATCCTCGACAACCACACCTGGAACCAGCCGCAATTCAAAGTCCGCAATAGCGTCACCTGA
- a CDS encoding NAD-dependent epimerase/dehydratase family protein → MNVFVTGAAGFIGGSIATGLVKAGHHVTGLVRNAEQAAEMTALGINPVIGTLDDAAVLTEQAQKSDAVINAASSDHRAAVETLLAALKGSNKPFLHTSGSSIVGDASGGKSSDVIYFEDNLPEPTVDKAARVAIDNLILAAANEGVNSAVICNTLIYGHSLGVKRDSVQLPRLLKQARKSGVVRHVGSGQNIWSNVHIEDVVALYLLALTKNVPGTFYFVESSEAAFIDMTAAIADALNLGKPQDWPLADAEAEWGYEMANYGLGSNSRVRGKHARELLGWAPKRTSVVEWIRNEMV, encoded by the coding sequence ATGAACGTATTCGTAACCGGCGCTGCAGGTTTTATCGGTGGTTCCATCGCAACAGGCCTGGTTAAGGCTGGCCACCATGTTACCGGCCTGGTGCGCAATGCTGAGCAAGCGGCCGAGATGACTGCGCTGGGCATCAACCCAGTGATCGGCACCCTGGATGACGCCGCTGTATTGACCGAACAAGCGCAAAAGTCAGATGCGGTGATCAATGCCGCGAGCAGCGATCATCGTGCCGCTGTGGAAACCCTGCTGGCAGCATTGAAGGGCTCGAACAAGCCATTTCTGCACACCAGCGGTTCAAGCATTGTGGGGGATGCGTCGGGCGGCAAGTCCAGCGATGTCATCTACTTCGAAGACAACCTGCCGGAGCCGACCGTCGATAAGGCCGCTCGCGTCGCCATCGACAACCTGATCCTGGCCGCTGCCAACGAAGGCGTGAATTCGGCGGTGATCTGCAACACCTTGATCTACGGTCACAGCCTGGGCGTGAAGCGTGACAGCGTGCAATTGCCGCGTCTGCTCAAGCAAGCACGCAAGAGTGGCGTGGTACGCCATGTGGGCAGCGGGCAGAACATCTGGTCCAACGTGCACATCGAAGACGTGGTGGCGCTGTATCTGCTGGCACTGACCAAGAATGTGCCGGGCACCTTCTACTTCGTGGAAAGCAGCGAAGCGGCGTTTATCGACATGACCGCCGCCATCGCCGATGCACTGAACTTGGGCAAACCTCAGGATTGGCCATTGGCCGACGCCGAAGCCGAGTGGGGCTATGAAATGGCCAACTACGGCCTGGGCTCCAACAGTCGGGTGCGAGGCAAGCATGCCCGTGAACTGCTGGGCTGGGCGCCGAAGCGCACCTCGGTCGTGGAGTGGATTCGCAACGAGATGGTGTGA
- a CDS encoding amino acid permease, producing MTTPDNGFAEITHRELGLRRQLTSGQMSMIAIGGAIGTGLFMGSAYAIGYAGPSVLVSYAIGALITLLLMGCLAEMTVAHSTSGSFGAYAEFYISPLAGFLVRYAYWAAIVLAVGAEVTAVAMYMKYWFANVPEWVWIVSFSSLLILLNAISVKTFGNFEYWFSTIKISAIVGFIILAAYVVFGSGNPEYGVQNYTAHDGFFPQGLSGMWMAVIVSIFSYLSVEMIAVAAGEAADPEQAVRKAFRATIVRLVVFYLLTLALMLAIVPWNQAGQTQSPFVTVMQTIGIPGATGVMNFVILIAALSAMNSQLYITTRMMFSLSRAGFAPQSMGALSKSGIPLNALLLSSSGIALATLLNVVYPESSFTLMMAISMFGAIFTWFMIFLTHLFFRRYRKRHGGPKLSFQLRLFPYSTLLGLVLMGAVMITTYFTEAFKMTLVFGVPFLVILSAVYYGFFRKGKAKASNKALA from the coding sequence GTGACCACGCCAGACAACGGCTTTGCAGAGATCACCCACCGCGAACTGGGCCTGCGGCGCCAGCTCACTTCCGGCCAGATGAGCATGATCGCCATCGGCGGCGCCATTGGCACCGGGCTGTTCATGGGCAGTGCCTACGCCATCGGTTATGCCGGGCCCAGCGTGTTGGTGAGCTATGCCATCGGCGCGTTGATCACCTTGCTGTTGATGGGCTGCCTGGCGGAAATGACGGTGGCTCATTCCACCTCGGGCTCTTTCGGTGCGTACGCCGAGTTCTACATCAGCCCGTTGGCCGGGTTTCTGGTGCGCTACGCCTATTGGGCGGCAATTGTGCTGGCGGTGGGTGCCGAGGTTACGGCCGTGGCGATGTACATGAAGTACTGGTTTGCCAACGTGCCGGAATGGGTGTGGATCGTGTCGTTTTCCAGTCTGTTGATCCTGCTCAATGCCATCAGCGTGAAGACCTTTGGCAACTTCGAATACTGGTTTTCCACGATCAAGATCAGCGCCATCGTCGGCTTCATCATCCTTGCGGCGTACGTGGTGTTCGGCTCCGGCAACCCGGAGTACGGCGTGCAGAACTACACGGCCCACGACGGCTTTTTCCCCCAAGGCCTGAGCGGCATGTGGATGGCGGTGATTGTGTCGATCTTCAGTTACTTGAGTGTGGAGATGATCGCGGTGGCCGCCGGTGAAGCTGCCGACCCGGAACAGGCGGTGAGGAAAGCCTTTCGCGCCACCATCGTGCGCCTGGTGGTGTTTTACCTGTTGACCCTGGCGCTGATGTTGGCCATCGTGCCGTGGAATCAGGCCGGGCAAACCCAGAGCCCGTTCGTTACGGTGATGCAGACCATCGGCATTCCCGGCGCCACCGGGGTGATGAACTTCGTGATCCTGATCGCGGCGCTGTCGGCGATGAACAGCCAACTCTACATCACTACCCGCATGATGTTCAGCCTGTCCCGCGCCGGCTTTGCACCCCAGTCCATGGGCGCATTGAGCAAGAGCGGCATTCCGTTGAACGCGTTGCTGCTGTCCAGCTCGGGTATTGCGCTGGCGACGTTGCTGAATGTGGTGTACCCGGAAAGCTCGTTCACCCTGATGATGGCGATCTCGATGTTTGGCGCGATCTTCACCTGGTTCATGATCTTCCTCACCCACCTGTTCTTCCGGCGCTACCGCAAGCGCCACGGTGGGCCGAAATTGTCGTTCCAATTGCGGCTGTTTCCCTACAGCACGCTGCTGGGGCTGGTATTGATGGGGGCGGTGATGATCACTACGTATTTCACCGAGGCATTCAAGATGACGTTGGTGTTTGGCGTGCCGTTCCTGGTGATTCTGTCGGCGGTGTATTACGGGTTCTTCCGCAAGGGCAAGGCCAAAGCGTCGAACAAGGCTTTGGCGTAA
- a CDS encoding LysR substrate-binding domain-containing protein yields MHFDLIDLRLYLHILDTGNITAGAGRSHLSLAAASARIRAMEASLGIEFLERNRRGVTPTPAGTALARHARLMLQQAEHLQQDLAEYASGSKGQVRLLCNTTALSEYLPELLADFLRRHPNLDIDLQELPSLRITQALRQGTADLGIISDAVDTHGLQTLPFRDDPLVLIAPLDHPFTHGGFIDSLHHDFVGLTASSALTVYLEEQALHAGFRLQTRIRAEGFDGVIRMVSGGAGLGIVPQAALDRWPLEPRFKALPLQEDWACRKLLLCARAFDQLPGYAKALFDALALPLRKNP; encoded by the coding sequence ATGCACTTTGACCTGATCGACCTGCGCCTGTACCTGCACATCCTCGACACCGGCAACATCACCGCCGGCGCCGGGCGCAGCCATTTGTCCCTGGCGGCCGCAAGCGCGCGCATCCGCGCGATGGAAGCTTCGCTGGGTATCGAATTTCTGGAGCGTAACCGTCGAGGTGTCACACCAACACCCGCCGGTACAGCACTGGCCCGCCACGCCCGGCTGATGCTGCAACAGGCTGAACATCTGCAACAGGACCTGGCGGAATACGCCAGCGGCAGCAAAGGCCAAGTGCGCCTGCTGTGCAACACCACGGCCCTCAGCGAATACTTGCCGGAACTGCTGGCGGACTTTTTGCGCAGGCATCCCAACCTTGACATCGACCTGCAGGAGCTGCCAAGCCTGCGCATCACCCAGGCCTTGCGCCAGGGCACGGCGGACCTTGGGATTATCTCCGATGCTGTAGACACCCATGGTTTGCAGACATTGCCGTTTCGGGACGATCCGCTGGTGCTGATCGCGCCACTGGATCATCCATTCACCCACGGGGGGTTTATTGACAGCCTGCATCATGACTTTGTGGGCCTGACCGCCAGCAGCGCCTTGACGGTTTACCTCGAAGAGCAAGCGTTGCATGCGGGTTTCCGCCTGCAAACGCGCATCCGCGCCGAGGGTTTTGATGGGGTGATCCGCATGGTATCAGGGGGCGCAGGCCTGGGGATCGTTCCCCAGGCTGCACTCGACCGATGGCCGCTGGAACCTCGTTTCAAGGCCCTTCCCCTGCAAGAAGACTGGGCCTGCCGAAAGCTGCTGCTCTGCGCCCGCGCGTTCGATCAACTACCCGGTTACGCCAAAGCCTTGTTCGACGCTTTGGCCTTGCCCTTGCGGAAGAACCCGTAA
- a CDS encoding LysR family transcriptional regulator, with the protein MKARSDELQIFVSVIECGSISAAAEQVGQTPSAVSRTLSRLEAKLDTTLINRTTRRMDLTEEGKYFFEQAKVILTQMDELEEHLSSRHKQPAGRLRINAAVPFMLHGIVPYIAEFRSLYPDIQLELNSDDLIIDLLEQSTDIAIRIGALADSTLHARALGCTPLHILASPDYLKQYGTPTTVAELADHTLLGFTQTETLNHWPLRHVEGDRWLIQPGVAASSGETVRQLALEGQGICCLSNFMTIADIEAGRLVPVLEAFNSGYRQPIHAVFYRNSQLALRIQCFLDFIQAKLARYAS; encoded by the coding sequence GTGAAAGCCCGATCCGATGAGCTACAGATCTTCGTCAGCGTGATTGAATGCGGTTCGATTTCCGCTGCCGCAGAACAGGTCGGTCAGACACCCTCTGCGGTCAGTCGCACCTTGTCACGCCTGGAAGCCAAGCTCGACACCACGCTGATCAACCGCACCACACGGCGCATGGACCTGACCGAGGAGGGCAAATACTTCTTCGAACAGGCCAAGGTGATCCTGACGCAGATGGATGAGCTGGAAGAGCACCTGTCTTCGCGGCACAAGCAACCGGCAGGGCGCCTGCGCATCAATGCGGCGGTGCCGTTCATGCTGCATGGAATCGTGCCGTATATCGCCGAGTTTCGCAGCCTTTACCCGGATATCCAGCTGGAGCTGAACAGCGATGACCTGATCATCGACCTGCTGGAACAGAGCACCGATATTGCCATCCGCATCGGTGCGTTGGCCGACTCCACCCTGCACGCGCGCGCACTCGGCTGTACGCCGCTGCATATCCTTGCCAGCCCCGATTACCTCAAGCAATACGGTACGCCGACCACGGTCGCTGAATTGGCGGACCACACCTTGCTGGGGTTCACCCAGACCGAAACCCTCAACCACTGGCCACTGCGCCATGTGGAGGGCGACCGTTGGCTGATCCAGCCCGGTGTGGCGGCGTCCAGTGGTGAAACCGTGCGCCAGTTGGCGCTGGAAGGGCAGGGTATCTGCTGCTTGTCGAACTTCATGACCATCGCCGACATCGAGGCCGGGCGCCTGGTGCCGGTGCTGGAGGCGTTCAACAGCGGTTATCGCCAGCCGATCCACGCGGTGTTCTACCGAAACTCGCAGTTGGCGTTGCGCATCCAGTGTTTCCTGGACTTCATCCAGGCCAAGCTGGCGCGTTATGCCAGCTGA
- a CDS encoding SulP family inorganic anion transporter, with product MNLTRLRADALAGLTTSFALLPECIAFALVAHLNPLMGLYGAFIICTLTALFGGRPGMVSGAAGSMAVVIVALVVQHGVEYLLATVLLGGLIMVAFGLLRLGKLVRMVPHSVMLGFVNGLAIIIALAQLEHFKSGEHWLSGTPLYVMIALVLVTMTIVYLLPRITRAVPPALVAILGVGLAVYLLGLPTRTLGDMAHIAGGLPTFALPQISWTLETLGIIAPYAFLMAIVGLLETLLTLNLTDEITETRGYPDRESVALGAANMVSGLFGGMGGCAMIGQTVINLSSGGRGRFSGVFAGVMILLFILFLSPFIERIPLAALVGVMFVVSQQTFAWASLRVINKVPLNDVLVIIAVTVITVFTDLATAVLCGIVIAALNFAWQQARELYADEHLEADGSKLYRLHGTLFFASTTPFLNQFDPANDPAQVTLDCRHLSFVDYSAIAALMTLRERYTKAGKHLRVLHLSERCKKLLKRARVHHE from the coding sequence ATGAACCTCACCCGTCTGCGCGCCGATGCCCTGGCTGGCCTCACCACGTCTTTCGCGTTGCTGCCCGAATGCATTGCTTTTGCCCTGGTGGCCCACCTCAACCCGCTGATGGGGCTCTACGGCGCCTTCATCATCTGCACATTGACTGCATTGTTTGGCGGTCGCCCCGGCATGGTGTCCGGTGCGGCGGGCTCGATGGCGGTGGTGATCGTGGCGTTGGTGGTGCAACACGGTGTGGAATACCTGCTGGCGACGGTATTGCTGGGCGGGTTGATCATGGTTGCCTTCGGCCTGTTGCGCCTGGGCAAGCTGGTGCGCATGGTGCCGCACTCGGTGATGCTGGGGTTCGTCAACGGCCTGGCGATCATCATTGCCCTGGCGCAGTTAGAGCATTTCAAAAGCGGTGAACACTGGCTCAGCGGCACGCCGCTGTACGTGATGATCGCCCTGGTGCTGGTGACCATGACCATCGTCTACCTGCTGCCGCGCATCACCCGTGCGGTGCCGCCCGCGTTGGTGGCGATCCTTGGCGTCGGCCTGGCGGTTTATCTGCTGGGCTTGCCGACTCGCACGTTGGGCGACATGGCTCACATCGCCGGCGGCCTGCCGACCTTTGCGCTGCCGCAAATTTCCTGGACCCTGGAAACCCTCGGCATCATCGCGCCGTACGCCTTCCTGATGGCCATTGTCGGCCTGCTGGAAACCCTGCTTACCCTCAACCTCACCGACGAAATCACCGAAACCCGCGGCTACCCGGACCGCGAAAGCGTGGCCTTGGGCGCGGCGAATATGGTCTCGGGTCTGTTCGGCGGCATGGGCGGTTGCGCGATGATCGGGCAAACCGTGATCAACCTCAGCTCCGGCGGGCGCGGGCGTTTTTCCGGTGTGTTTGCCGGGGTGATGATCCTGTTGTTCATTCTGTTCCTGTCACCGTTTATCGAGCGGATCCCGCTGGCGGCGCTGGTGGGTGTGATGTTCGTGGTGTCTCAGCAGACCTTCGCCTGGGCCTCCTTGCGGGTGATCAACAAGGTGCCGCTCAACGACGTGCTGGTGATTATCGCGGTAACGGTGATCACCGTGTTCACCGATCTGGCCACGGCGGTGCTCTGCGGGATTGTAATTGCGGCGCTGAACTTTGCCTGGCAACAAGCGCGCGAGCTGTATGCCGATGAGCATCTGGAAGCCGATGGCAGTAAGCTCTATCGCCTGCATGGCACTTTGTTCTTTGCCTCGACCACGCCGTTCCTGAACCAGTTCGACCCGGCCAACGACCCGGCCCAGGTGACGCTGGATTGCCGTCACCTGAGCTTTGTCGACTACTCGGCGATTGCCGCGCTGATGACATTGCGCGAGCGTTACACCAAGGCCGGCAAGCACCTGCGTGTGCTGCATCTGTCGGAGCGCTGCAAGAAACTGCTCAAGCGCGCCCGGGTTCATCATGAATAA
- a CDS encoding sulfite exporter TauE/SafE family protein gives MNTFLAFYQDIGPALTLLVIGTFVLAGTVKGVIGLGLPTVSMGLLGLAMLPAQAAALLIIPSMITNLWQLAFGGHLSALLKRLWPMLLLIFLGTGLGSLWLGMSGGSWVGHALGGALLVYALSGLFLPTFKVKPEAERWLGPLCGVITGIITSATGVFVIPAVPYLQALGLNRDQLVQALGVSFTVSTLALAAALAWRGTLGGGEINASLLALVPALLGMWLGQAVRQRISAVLFKRVFFVGMALLGAHLLISG, from the coding sequence ATGAATACTTTCCTCGCGTTCTACCAAGATATCGGCCCCGCCCTGACCCTGCTGGTGATCGGCACCTTCGTGCTGGCCGGCACCGTCAAGGGCGTGATCGGCCTGGGCTTGCCGACAGTCTCCATGGGCTTGCTCGGCCTGGCTATGTTACCGGCGCAGGCTGCGGCGTTGCTGATCATTCCGTCGATGATCACCAACCTGTGGCAACTGGCGTTCGGCGGTCATCTGAGTGCGTTGCTTAAACGCCTGTGGCCGATGCTACTGCTGATCTTCCTCGGCACAGGGCTTGGGAGCTTGTGGCTGGGCATGAGCGGGGGAAGCTGGGTGGGCCATGCGTTGGGCGGGGCGTTGCTGGTGTATGCGCTGAGCGGATTGTTCCTGCCCACGTTCAAGGTAAAGCCTGAGGCCGAGCGCTGGCTGGGCCCTCTGTGCGGCGTGATTACCGGCATCATCACCTCGGCGACCGGCGTGTTCGTGATTCCTGCTGTGCCCTATCTGCAAGCCCTGGGCTTGAACCGTGATCAGTTGGTGCAGGCGCTGGGGGTATCGTTCACCGTATCGACGCTGGCATTGGCCGCCGCCCTGGCCTGGCGCGGCACCCTTGGTGGCGGTGAGATCAATGCATCGCTGCTGGCGCTGGTGCCGGCATTGCTGGGCATGTGGCTGGGCCAGGCGGTGCGTCAGCGAATCAGTGCGGTGTTGTTCAAGCGCGTATTTTTCGTCGGTATGGCGCTATTGGGCGCTCATCTACTGATCAGTGGTTAA
- a CDS encoding GntT/GntP/DsdX family permease: MAASPGFGLLAYAAIAIIALIVLIARYRLNPFIVITLVSIGLALMAGMPADTIMGSYEAGVGKTLGHIALVVALGTMLGKMMAESGGAEQVARTLINRFGERNAHWAMVCIAFLVGLPLFFEVGFVLLVPIAFTVARRVGVSILMVGLPMVAGLSVVHALVPPHPAAMMAVLAYNASVGQTVLYAILIGIPTAIIAGPLYAKFIVPRIHLPAENPLERQFIDREPRTRLPSFTLTMGTILLPVVLMMIGGWANVISTPGTGFNQFLLFIGNSVIALLVATLVSFWTLGLAQGFNRESILKFTNECLAPTASITLLVGAGGGLNRILVDAGVTNEILGLAHAFHLSALVMGWLFAALMRIATGSATVAMTTASGVVAPVAMGLGYPHPELLVLATGAGSVIFSHVNDGGFWLIKEYFNMTVIQTFKTWTVLETLISVVAFGLTYGLSLVL, translated from the coding sequence ATGGCCGCATCACCGGGCTTCGGGCTATTGGCATACGCTGCCATCGCCATCATTGCTTTGATCGTGCTGATTGCACGTTACCGGCTCAACCCGTTTATCGTCATCACCCTGGTGTCCATTGGCCTGGCGCTGATGGCCGGGATGCCGGCAGACACCATCATGGGTTCGTATGAAGCGGGCGTCGGTAAGACCCTGGGGCACATTGCCCTGGTGGTGGCGCTGGGCACCATGCTCGGCAAGATGATGGCCGAGTCCGGTGGCGCCGAGCAGGTGGCGCGCACGCTGATCAATCGTTTTGGCGAGCGAAACGCACACTGGGCCATGGTGTGTATCGCCTTTCTGGTGGGGCTGCCGCTGTTTTTCGAAGTCGGTTTTGTGTTGCTGGTGCCGATCGCTTTTACCGTGGCGCGCCGCGTCGGTGTGTCCATCTTGATGGTTGGCTTGCCAATGGTTGCCGGGCTGTCGGTGGTGCATGCGTTGGTGCCGCCGCACCCGGCGGCGATGATGGCGGTGCTGGCGTACAACGCATCGGTGGGGCAGACCGTGCTGTATGCGATTCTGATCGGTATTCCTACGGCAATCATCGCAGGTCCGCTGTACGCCAAATTCATCGTGCCGCGTATTCACCTGCCGGCGGAAAACCCGCTGGAACGCCAGTTCATCGACCGCGAACCGCGTACCCGCTTGCCGAGTTTCACGCTGACCATGGGCACCATCCTGTTGCCAGTGGTGCTGATGATGATCGGCGGCTGGGCTAATGTGATTTCCACGCCGGGCACTGGCTTCAACCAGTTCCTGTTGTTTATCGGCAACTCGGTGATTGCGCTGCTGGTGGCGACCCTGGTGAGCTTCTGGACCCTGGGCTTGGCGCAAGGCTTCAACCGCGAGTCGATCCTCAAATTCACCAATGAATGCCTGGCGCCGACCGCCAGCATCACCTTGCTGGTGGGCGCGGGCGGCGGTTTGAATCGCATTCTGGTGGATGCGGGCGTCACCAATGAAATTCTCGGCCTGGCCCATGCTTTCCATTTGTCTGCGCTGGTGATGGGCTGGCTGTTTGCGGCGTTGATGCGTATCGCCACCGGTTCGGCCACCGTCGCCATGACCACCGCGTCTGGCGTAGTGGCGCCGGTTGCAATGGGCCTGGGTTATCCACACCCCGAATTGCTGGTGCTGGCCACCGGTGCGGGCTCGGTGATCTTTTCCCATGTGAACGACGGTGGCTTCTGGCTGATCAAGGAATACTTCAATATGACGGTGATCCAGACCTTCAAGACCTGGACCGTGCTGGAGACCTTGATTTCAGTGGTCGCCTTCGGTCTGACCTACGGGCTGTCTCTTGTTTTATGA